Proteins encoded by one window of Emticicia oligotrophica DSM 17448:
- a CDS encoding OmpA family protein, protein MIFTFQSTYSIQAVITTFYKFGLVIFLLIGQCVQAQPKVQWASKVLAFSSERVDANSPGPKYRAIQVIGSPNKLPQTGESACAWSPAGADTYAEEFIKVGFETPTKIKQICIGENFNAGSVIRVLAYDSLDKEYILHENKEDGLVGKGRMWNIIIPQTEFKVFAIKLILAPAKVSGYNQIDAIGISEIELPFEAKINHAKDIPKDVTKENLGRTINTQKREVAPIITPDGKTLFFTREGHDMNIGKTKRQDVWVSKILPDGTWGEAENIGSPINTDEHNAVSTISADGKTIYLVNVYMPDGTYRPGLSKSKRNKLGWDFPKEERINDYYNLNSYTEFTIAPNGKVLIMACQRKDSKGDKDLYVSFLNNDGIWSKPVNLGATINTAENESTPFIAADGRTIYFSTAGFPGYGDSDIFLSRRLDSTWTKWSEPENIGNLINTPKWDGYFTIPASGEFAYLSSEERSIGAEDIFRIRLFPSIKPEPVAIISGTVVNAFDKRPIAANVMMEVLNDSLNKETIVAEFNPDTGEYKMVVPLKKSYSLNASKKGFVSISESLDLTKERRFREIKKNINLIPVKEGQTMILNNLFFEQSKYDILPESYSELNRIIELMKEYQSMQVIIEGHTDGSGDDIMLNVKLSQNRANEVKKYLVENGHIDPARIQTKGWGQSKPIASNSTEETRKKNRRVEFTILKL, encoded by the coding sequence ATGATTTTTACTTTTCAAAGCACATATTCAATACAAGCTGTTATTACCACTTTTTATAAATTTGGGTTAGTAATATTTTTACTTATTGGACAATGCGTACAAGCCCAACCAAAAGTTCAGTGGGCAAGTAAGGTATTAGCTTTTTCATCCGAAAGAGTTGATGCCAATAGTCCAGGGCCAAAATACAGAGCCATTCAAGTAATTGGTTCGCCCAATAAACTACCCCAAACTGGCGAAAGTGCCTGTGCGTGGTCGCCTGCTGGAGCAGATACTTACGCTGAAGAATTTATTAAAGTAGGTTTTGAAACCCCCACAAAAATAAAACAAATTTGTATTGGTGAAAACTTTAATGCAGGCTCTGTAATAAGAGTTTTAGCCTATGATTCGCTTGACAAAGAATATATTCTTCACGAAAATAAAGAAGATGGTCTTGTTGGAAAGGGAAGAATGTGGAACATCATCATTCCTCAAACTGAGTTTAAAGTTTTTGCAATCAAACTCATTTTAGCACCAGCTAAGGTATCAGGGTATAACCAAATAGATGCCATTGGCATATCAGAAATTGAACTTCCTTTTGAGGCAAAAATAAATCACGCTAAAGATATTCCCAAAGACGTTACCAAAGAAAACTTGGGAAGAACAATAAATACTCAAAAAAGAGAAGTTGCCCCAATCATTACTCCTGATGGTAAAACCCTTTTCTTTACGAGAGAAGGACATGACATGAACATCGGAAAAACTAAAAGACAAGATGTGTGGGTATCTAAGATCTTACCTGATGGAACATGGGGAGAAGCGGAAAATATTGGCAGCCCAATTAATACCGACGAACATAATGCGGTTTCTACCATTTCGGCCGATGGTAAAACTATTTACTTAGTCAATGTTTATATGCCCGATGGCACTTACCGACCGGGTTTATCAAAATCTAAAAGAAATAAATTAGGCTGGGATTTTCCTAAAGAAGAACGCATTAATGATTACTATAATTTGAATAGTTATACAGAGTTTACAATTGCCCCAAATGGGAAGGTTTTGATAATGGCTTGTCAAAGAAAAGATAGCAAGGGTGATAAAGATTTGTACGTCTCATTTCTAAATAACGATGGAATTTGGTCAAAGCCAGTTAATCTTGGTGCTACAATAAATACGGCTGAAAATGAAAGTACGCCATTCATTGCAGCAGATGGAAGAACGATATATTTTTCAACGGCTGGATTTCCGGGTTATGGCGATAGTGATATATTTCTTAGCAGAAGACTCGATAGCACTTGGACCAAATGGAGCGAACCAGAAAATATTGGAAATCTTATAAATACACCTAAATGGGACGGCTACTTCACCATTCCAGCTTCTGGTGAATTTGCGTATTTAAGTTCAGAGGAACGTTCAATTGGTGCTGAAGATATATTTAGAATTCGCCTTTTCCCTTCTATTAAGCCAGAACCTGTAGCCATTATTTCAGGCACGGTGGTTAATGCATTCGACAAAAGACCAATCGCTGCCAATGTAATGATGGAGGTATTAAATGATAGCTTAAACAAAGAAACAATTGTAGCCGAATTTAATCCTGATACTGGTGAATATAAAATGGTCGTGCCATTGAAGAAATCTTATAGTTTAAATGCCTCAAAAAAAGGCTTTGTAAGCATCAGTGAAAGCCTTGACTTAACAAAAGAACGTCGTTTCAGGGAAATAAAGAAAAATATTAACCTAATTCCTGTAAAAGAAGGGCAAACAATGATATTAAATAATTTATTCTTTGAGCAAAGCAAATATGATATTTTACCCGAATCTTACTCAGAACTAAATAGAATAATTGAGTTAATGAAAGAATACCAATCTATGCAGGTAATTATTGAAGGACATACAGACGGAAGTGGAGATGATATTATGCTCAATGTAAAATTATCACAAAATAGAGCTAACGAGGTAAAAAAATATTTGGTTGAGAATGGACATATAGACCCAGCAAGAATTCAAACTAAGGGTTGGGGACAGTCGAAACCAATCGCCAGCAATTCAACCGAAGAAACACGAAAAAAGAATCGCAGAGTAGAATTTACGATTTTAAAATTATAG
- a CDS encoding T9SS type A sorting domain-containing protein translates to MRVFLTLTILIFIELSTIAQDSMPAIPVVCYFNPENSFTQVLPDNATFAKSRLAATSNIEVTYIDFPEQAKVPFEYAISLWEKYLVSSQTIRIKATWSKSLANNVLAETYAARVYKLSSSTPNLPYANVWYPTPLAEALSGKDLNAGDYDMFISLNANINWSYLTNAQVVAGKFDMVTVLLHEISHGLGFSSSMTVINNDTQGQYGQLGSAYIFDVYMKDSKKVNLTNTGIYGNPSTDLKTALTSNVLYFGVKNSALANSLPRLYAPATFKSGSSFSHFDEGTYPVGSANSLMTPNVRAAEVNHTPGDLLLNCLYTIGWQVNGLTGLVTGTESLPENIFEILVFPNPVENLLNVAIPNQAQARTIKIDLFNQNGRILQEIEKQNVNVETFQIDLSNYEAGLYFLQVLDGEKKTVRKIIK, encoded by the coding sequence ATGAGGGTTTTCTTAACACTTACTATACTAATCTTCATTGAGTTGTCAACTATTGCACAAGATTCAATGCCTGCGATACCAGTAGTATGTTATTTTAACCCTGAGAATAGTTTTACACAAGTATTGCCTGATAATGCTACTTTTGCCAAAAGTAGATTAGCAGCTACCTCTAATATTGAAGTCACCTACATTGATTTTCCTGAACAAGCAAAAGTCCCTTTTGAATATGCCATCTCTCTGTGGGAGAAATACTTAGTTTCTTCACAAACAATCAGAATCAAGGCTACTTGGTCTAAAAGTTTAGCTAATAATGTGCTTGCTGAAACTTATGCTGCTCGTGTTTATAAGCTCAGTTCTTCTACCCCTAACTTACCTTATGCAAATGTTTGGTATCCCACGCCATTAGCTGAGGCACTTTCTGGGAAAGATTTAAACGCAGGAGATTACGATATGTTCATATCATTGAATGCGAATATCAATTGGTCATATCTTACTAATGCTCAGGTTGTTGCTGGAAAATTTGATATGGTCACAGTGCTTTTGCACGAAATTTCTCATGGTTTGGGTTTCTCTTCTTCAATGACCGTAATTAATAATGATACGCAAGGGCAATATGGGCAATTAGGAAGTGCTTATATTTTTGATGTCTATATGAAAGATTCAAAAAAAGTAAATCTAACTAATACTGGGATTTATGGGAATCCCTCAACTGATTTAAAAACTGCTTTAACTAGTAATGTTCTTTACTTTGGTGTGAAGAATTCTGCGTTGGCCAATAGTTTACCGAGGCTTTATGCACCTGCCACTTTCAAAAGCGGTTCAAGTTTTTCGCACTTTGACGAAGGTACTTATCCAGTAGGTTCGGCAAATTCATTAATGACCCCCAATGTACGTGCTGCCGAAGTGAATCATACTCCTGGTGATTTGTTACTTAATTGTTTATACACGATTGGATGGCAGGTAAATGGTTTGACTGGTTTAGTGACGGGAACTGAGTCGCTTCCTGAAAATATTTTTGAGATTTTAGTATTCCCTAATCCAGTAGAGAATTTATTGAATGTAGCTATTCCTAATCAAGCTCAAGCTCGGACGATTAAGATTGATTTATTTAATCAAAATGGGAGAATCCTACAAGAAATAGAAAAACAAAATGTCAATGTTGAAACTTTTCAAATTGATTTAAGTAATTACGAGGCAGGCCTCTATTTTCTACAAGTTTTAGATGGCGAGAAAAAAACGGTTAGAAAAATCATTAAATGA
- a CDS encoding septum formation initiator family protein has protein sequence MRIYIPRFIHKYRFYVVTLVGLLLWIAFFDGSNLIAQFRLWQKLSELEEQQEYYVEELKKVKKEEHEVMGNQSSMEKFAREQYLMKKSGETVFVIVDEDNKSIEKENEEE, from the coding sequence ATGAGAATTTATATCCCAAGATTTATACATAAATACCGCTTTTATGTAGTCACCTTAGTTGGTTTACTTTTATGGATAGCTTTTTTTGATGGTAGCAATTTAATTGCTCAATTCAGACTTTGGCAGAAACTCTCGGAGCTGGAAGAGCAACAAGAATATTATGTAGAAGAATTAAAAAAAGTAAAAAAAGAAGAGCATGAAGTAATGGGAAATCAAAGTTCGATGGAGAAGTTTGCCCGTGAGCAATACCTCATGAAAAAAAGCGGTGAAACCGTTTTTGTAATTGTAGATGAAGATAATAAGTCTATTGAAAAAGAAAACGAAGAAGAATAG
- a CDS encoding SPOR domain-containing protein, with translation MKKVLLSLILTLVNLGFSLASFGNQGHEVLFVDNSGKILMVNSTNEETSYAEASKISSLTPAIEIEEFSHDLTKITKEIGVDKPKIVDDNFIYVKEKRDLIGYALQLASFSDLSLAKEYALKIVKKGDAEKRQLFIYTVNNPEKTYYKVYFGLLKTNESAREKQRNFLALGYSPFVKEFR, from the coding sequence ATGAAAAAAGTTCTGTTATCTCTAATTCTCACACTCGTTAATTTAGGGTTTTCATTGGCAAGTTTTGGTAATCAAGGCCACGAAGTTCTATTTGTAGATAATTCTGGTAAGATTCTAATGGTTAATTCTACTAATGAAGAAACAAGCTATGCTGAAGCTTCAAAAATTAGTAGTTTGACTCCGGCAATCGAAATAGAAGAATTTAGTCATGATTTGACAAAAATTACGAAAGAAATTGGAGTTGACAAACCAAAAATTGTTGATGACAACTTTATTTATGTTAAAGAAAAAAGAGATTTAATTGGTTATGCTCTACAATTAGCTTCTTTTTCAGACCTAAGTTTGGCAAAAGAATATGCTTTGAAAATTGTAAAAAAAGGAGATGCCGAAAAAAGACAATTATTTATTTATACAGTGAATAATCCTGAAAAAACTTATTACAAAGTTTATTTTGGTTTGCTGAAAACCAATGAATCAGCTCGAGAAAAACAACGTAATTTCCTTGCTTTAGGTTATTCTCCATTTGTAAAAGAGTTTAGATAA
- a CDS encoding acyltransferase family protein, whose amino-acid sequence MTQSTSNTSYLKQLDGLRFLAVTMVLVDHWSGDMLQFPISYLGVCMFFVLSGFLITRILLQSKQKDEETGGKHNKSIKKFFIRRTIRIFPIYYLTILVLFLLNIEPVREKIWWYLTYSTNIYIAIKQTWLGSSDHLWSLAVEEQFYLFFPFIVFFISSKILPKVLWGFIFLSVGLRLFFYLNGTAWMTPYVLTPTCLDAFGMGGLLAYFYFHKSEKLKQIITNKIWLMISLLLYIGIVIWGKQFPEGHNIITVVFLRLFESLFSLFFVGNAVYGFEGTTKKILENRAFVYIGRISYGIYIYHKFIYNHYHNSPANPVVKLLNKLPLIEQNMTLKIIFLYLITIAVATVSWYVIEKPINNLKEKFNY is encoded by the coding sequence ATGACACAAAGCACTTCGAATACATCCTATTTAAAGCAATTAGATGGACTGAGATTTTTGGCAGTAACAATGGTTTTGGTTGACCATTGGTCGGGCGATATGCTTCAATTTCCCATAAGTTATTTAGGAGTTTGTATGTTTTTTGTATTGAGTGGATTTCTGATTACAAGAATTTTATTGCAATCAAAACAAAAAGATGAGGAAACTGGTGGCAAGCATAATAAATCAATCAAAAAGTTCTTTATTCGTAGAACCATTCGCATCTTTCCTATTTACTATCTCACAATTTTGGTGCTTTTTTTATTAAATATTGAACCAGTAAGAGAAAAAATATGGTGGTATCTAACCTATTCTACCAATATTTATATTGCGATTAAACAAACTTGGTTAGGTTCAAGCGACCATCTTTGGTCATTAGCTGTTGAAGAACAATTTTACTTGTTTTTCCCTTTTATAGTCTTTTTTATTTCTTCAAAAATACTACCTAAAGTTCTCTGGGGCTTTATATTCTTGTCAGTTGGGCTTCGTTTGTTTTTCTATTTGAATGGAACTGCTTGGATGACTCCCTACGTACTTACGCCAACTTGTTTGGATGCTTTTGGAATGGGCGGTTTGCTTGCATATTTCTATTTCCATAAAAGTGAAAAACTGAAGCAAATTATTACCAATAAAATTTGGTTAATGATAAGCTTGCTATTATACATTGGAATTGTAATTTGGGGCAAGCAATTTCCTGAGGGTCATAATATCATTACGGTAGTTTTTTTGAGACTTTTTGAATCGCTATTTTCATTGTTTTTTGTCGGAAATGCAGTATATGGTTTTGAAGGAACAACCAAGAAAATCCTTGAAAATCGAGCATTTGTATATATAGGCCGAATCAGTTACGGGATTTATATCTACCATAAGTTTATTTATAATCATTACCACAATTCACCAGCCAACCCTGTAGTTAAATTATTAAATAAACTGCCATTGATTGAGCAAAATATGACCTTGAAAATTATTTTCTTGTATTTAATTACAATTGCGGTAGCAACAGTTTCTTGGTATGTTATCGAAAAACCGATTAATAATCTCAAAGAGAAATTTAACTATTAG
- a CDS encoding c-type cytochrome: protein MKKSFLTVAVVLGIASVSKAQTKIPPDVEKLLQKNTCLACHKVDTRLVGPAYVEVMKKKKYKPEQIVELIYKPKPSNWEGYPPMAALPNVPKDEAMKIAKWISSLK, encoded by the coding sequence ATGAAAAAATCATTCCTAACCGTTGCGGTTGTACTAGGTATTGCATCAGTATCAAAAGCACAGACAAAAATTCCACCAGATGTAGAAAAGTTATTACAAAAAAATACTTGTTTGGCTTGTCATAAAGTTGATACTCGTTTGGTTGGCCCTGCTTATGTTGAGGTAATGAAAAAGAAAAAATATAAGCCTGAACAAATTGTAGAATTAATTTACAAACCAAAACCATCTAACTGGGAAGGTTATCCTCCGATGGCGGCATTACCAAATGTTCCAAAAGATGAAGCAATGAAAATCGCTAAATGGATTTCTTCATTGAAGTAA
- the eno gene encoding phosphopyruvate hydratase, with product MSQIVRVHARQILDSRGNPTVEVDVLTDNGYLGRAAVPSGASTGVHEAVELRDDDSKIYQGKGVLKAVKNVNESIASEILGANVFEQNLIDQIMIDLDGTPNKGNLGANAILGVSLAVAKAAAYEAGLSLFRYLGGVNANTLPVPMMNILNGGSHADNSIDFQEFMVMPAKAESFSHALQMGTDIFHNLKKVLKSKGYSTNVGDEGGFAPNIKSNEEAIEIVLQSIEKAGFKPGEDVFIAMDAAASEFYNAETGLYTFKKSDGKQLNSLEMAAYWESWVSKYPIISIEDGMAEDDWAGWAEQTKLIGGKCQLVGDDLFVTNVKRLQEGIDKGIANAILVKVNQIGSLTETINAVNLAHKNKYKSIMSHRSGETEDATIADLAVALNTGQIKTGSASRSDRMAKYNQLLRIEEELGSAAVFPGLKF from the coding sequence ATGAGCCAAATTGTTAGAGTACACGCAAGACAAATTCTCGATTCAAGAGGTAACCCTACTGTTGAGGTAGATGTTTTAACAGATAACGGATATTTAGGACGTGCTGCTGTTCCTTCGGGTGCATCAACAGGCGTACACGAAGCCGTTGAATTACGTGATGATGATTCAAAAATCTATCAAGGCAAAGGTGTTTTGAAAGCAGTTAAGAATGTAAACGAAAGCATCGCTTCTGAAATCTTAGGAGCAAACGTTTTTGAGCAAAACTTAATTGACCAAATCATGATTGACCTTGATGGCACTCCAAATAAAGGTAACTTAGGAGCAAATGCTATCTTAGGTGTTTCATTGGCAGTAGCAAAAGCAGCTGCTTACGAAGCTGGCTTATCATTATTCCGCTATTTAGGTGGTGTAAATGCAAATACATTACCAGTACCAATGATGAACATCTTAAATGGTGGTTCTCACGCTGATAATTCAATTGATTTCCAAGAGTTTATGGTTATGCCTGCTAAAGCTGAGTCATTCTCACATGCTTTACAAATGGGCACTGATATTTTCCATAACTTAAAGAAAGTATTAAAATCAAAAGGTTATTCAACAAACGTTGGTGATGAAGGTGGTTTTGCACCAAACATCAAATCAAACGAAGAAGCTATCGAAATCGTATTGCAATCAATTGAGAAAGCAGGTTTCAAACCAGGCGAAGATGTATTCATCGCGATGGATGCTGCTGCTTCTGAATTCTACAATGCAGAAACGGGTCTTTATACTTTCAAGAAATCCGATGGTAAGCAATTAAATTCACTTGAAATGGCTGCATACTGGGAGTCATGGGTGAGCAAATATCCAATCATTTCTATAGAAGACGGTATGGCCGAAGACGATTGGGCTGGTTGGGCTGAGCAAACTAAATTAATTGGTGGAAAATGCCAATTAGTAGGTGACGATTTATTCGTAACTAACGTAAAACGTTTACAAGAAGGTATTGACAAAGGTATTGCCAATGCAATCCTAGTTAAAGTAAACCAAATTGGTTCATTAACTGAAACAATCAATGCTGTAAACTTAGCTCACAAAAACAAATATAAGAGCATCATGTCTCACCGTTCGGGTGAAACTGAAGACGCAACAATCGCTGACTTGGCAGTAGCTTTAAATACTGGTCAAATCAAAACTGGTTCGGCTTCACGCTCTGACCGTATGGCTAAATATAACCAATTACTTCGTATTGAAGAAGAATTAGGTTCGGCAGCTGTATTTCCAGGATTAAAATTCTGA